The region GGAACAATTCCGACAAGTTCAGGAATCTTGCCGATTGCGAGATCGCCGATTACCTGGACAAGGAAGACTTCGTTGGACTCTTGCAGGACGGTTCCTTTGACGGCACCATTGCGGCGATATTGCATGAAGGCGCCTGCTCCGACACCATGGAACTCAATGGCCGCTACATGATGGAGAACAATTACCGCTATTCGCTGGAAGTCCTGAATCACTGCCAGAACGAGGATGTTCCCTTTCTGTATGCCTCTTCCGCCTCGGTATACGGCGGCGGCGGAGTGTTCAAGGAGAGTCGCGAATTCGAGTCCCCGCTCAACGTCTATGCCTATTCAAAATTTCTGTTCGATCAGGTAGTGCGTCGTCGTTGGGCGCACCGCACATCCCAGATTGCCGGATTCCGCTACTTCAATGTGTATGGCCGGCGCGAGCAGCACAAGGGGCGCATGGCCTCGGTGGCCTATCATTTCTTCAACCAGTACCGTGCTGACGGATTCGTGAAACTGTTCGAAGGGTGCGACGGTTATGAAAACGGCGGTCAGTTGCGCGATTTCGTCTCGGTGGAAGATGTGGTCAAGGTCAACATGTTCTTTCTCGATCACCCCAATAAATCCGGCATTTTCAATCTCGGTACGGGCAATGCGCAGAGCTTCAATGATGTGGCGGTAGCGACAATCAATACATTGCGTGCAGCGAAAAATGAAGCGGCATTATCGCTGGAGCAGATGCTTCAGCAACAACTCATTCGTTACATCCCTTTCCCGGATGCGTTGCGCGGCAAATATCAAAGCTACACACAGGCCGACATGGCTGCCCTGCGCGAGATTGGGTATACGCAACCTTTCCTGACCGTAGAGCAGGG is a window of Sideroxydans sp. CL21 DNA encoding:
- the rfaD gene encoding ADP-glyceromanno-heptose 6-epimerase → MYYVVTGAAGFIGSNLVKALNERGETNIIAVDNLGNNSDKFRNLADCEIADYLDKEDFVGLLQDGSFDGTIAAILHEGACSDTMELNGRYMMENNYRYSLEVLNHCQNEDVPFLYASSASVYGGGGVFKESREFESPLNVYAYSKFLFDQVVRRRWAHRTSQIAGFRYFNVYGRREQHKGRMASVAYHFFNQYRADGFVKLFEGCDGYENGGQLRDFVSVEDVVKVNMFFLDHPNKSGIFNLGTGNAQSFNDVAVATINTLRAAKNEAALSLEQMLQQQLIRYIPFPDALRGKYQSYTQADMAALREIGYTQPFLTVEQGTERYVNQLLKQSI